A genomic stretch from Anaeromusa acidaminophila DSM 3853 includes:
- the mutL gene encoding DNA mismatch repair endonuclease MutL, translating into MENIVQVLDAHTANQIAAGEVVERPASVVKELVENAIDAASRNIEVEIAGGGCESIRISDDGWGMSAKDAQTAMLRHATSKIRSADDLYHIASLGFRGEALPSIASVSRFTLTTRRQEDALATQIVMEGSQTLEVTEAGGGVGTTILVRDIFFNLPARLKFLKKPATESAQIHDIITRLALSHPEVAFRLINNQRLVLSTNGSGRLEDVIASLYGKEAGAGLLELNHAQEGISLWGFLGQPTLLRSSRQWQTFLVNGRVVQSRALSKALDNAYHSVLPKTGFPLAVIRIDVPAEDIDVNVHPQKSEVKFKNEQDVFRSVYKAVTVCLTRPAAEQLRQAAPVVAPRPKEEIQSFDFQNLPVATTAQTAKERPAQPAPLPEPYRPIFKPLAERQRPVAAAESIPVYEAPAETVTAAPCEKIEPEMKSEPTRTEIFQAVDATMMDEDCQTESRAPLAQATISNETEAAEPLQVLGQVLSCYIVAKDKEQLYLVDQHAAHERILYDKFVGEAAAMPGQTLLVPVYLEVDEKEEFLLEQHGEALASLGFRLEMAGPGTARLLELPADLTGTSPETMLRELLVRLDEMQQPTAAQLRHMVFETAACHAAIRAGEELNQRQMERLLEQLAQTTLPYSCPHGRPVMVRFGEAELMRWFKRT; encoded by the coding sequence TGCAGGCGGAGGTTGTGAAAGCATTCGTATCAGCGATGACGGTTGGGGCATGAGCGCTAAAGATGCGCAGACGGCCATGCTGCGTCATGCTACCAGTAAAATACGCAGTGCTGATGATTTATACCATATCGCCAGTTTGGGATTTCGTGGCGAAGCGTTGCCGAGTATTGCCTCGGTGTCCCGTTTTACCTTGACTACGAGAAGGCAAGAAGACGCTTTGGCGACGCAAATTGTCATGGAAGGAAGCCAAACGCTGGAAGTGACGGAAGCGGGCGGCGGCGTGGGTACCACTATTTTGGTACGGGATATTTTCTTTAATCTCCCGGCGCGCCTCAAATTTTTGAAAAAACCGGCTACTGAAAGCGCCCAAATCCACGATATTATAACGCGCCTTGCCTTATCGCACCCGGAAGTGGCTTTTCGCCTAATTAATAACCAACGTTTGGTTCTTAGCACAAATGGCAGCGGGCGATTGGAAGATGTAATTGCTTCTCTGTACGGCAAGGAGGCTGGCGCAGGGCTCTTGGAGCTGAACCACGCTCAGGAGGGAATTAGCCTTTGGGGATTTTTAGGACAGCCTACTCTTTTGCGCAGCAGTCGGCAGTGGCAAACTTTTTTGGTTAATGGCAGGGTGGTGCAGAGCCGCGCCTTGAGCAAGGCTTTGGATAACGCCTATCATTCGGTGCTGCCGAAAACAGGTTTTCCTTTGGCGGTTATTCGTATTGACGTGCCGGCGGAAGATATTGATGTCAATGTGCACCCCCAAAAAAGCGAAGTGAAGTTCAAAAACGAGCAGGATGTTTTTCGCTCCGTTTATAAGGCAGTCACTGTTTGTTTAACTAGGCCGGCCGCAGAGCAGCTGCGCCAAGCGGCGCCGGTTGTTGCGCCTCGGCCTAAAGAAGAAATTCAATCTTTTGATTTTCAAAATCTTCCAGTTGCGACGACGGCACAGACTGCGAAAGAGAGACCGGCGCAGCCAGCGCCTTTGCCGGAGCCATATCGTCCTATTTTTAAGCCTCTTGCAGAACGGCAGCGTCCGGTTGCAGCGGCAGAAAGTATCCCTGTCTATGAGGCGCCTGCTGAGACGGTCACGGCGGCGCCTTGTGAAAAAATAGAACCAGAAATGAAGTCCGAACCGACAAGAACAGAGATTTTCCAGGCTGTGGACGCGACGATGATGGACGAAGACTGCCAAACGGAAAGCAGGGCTCCTTTGGCTCAGGCAACAATCTCGAACGAAACCGAGGCGGCCGAGCCGTTGCAGGTTTTAGGGCAGGTCTTGTCGTGCTATATTGTTGCCAAAGACAAAGAACAACTGTATCTGGTGGATCAGCATGCGGCGCATGAACGCATTCTTTATGATAAATTTGTAGGGGAAGCGGCGGCTATGCCAGGGCAGACCTTATTGGTACCTGTTTATCTTGAGGTGGATGAAAAAGAAGAATTTCTATTGGAACAGCATGGGGAGGCGTTGGCGTCGCTGGGGTTTCGATTAGAGATGGCCGGCCCAGGAACGGCGAGGCTCTTGGAGCTTCCTGCCGATTTGACAGGTACTTCTCCAGAGACGATGCTGCGGGAGCTATTGGTGCGTTTAGACGAAATGCAGCAGCCGACAGCGGCGCAACTGCGGCATATGGTGTTTGAGACGGCGGCTTGTCATGCGGCCATCCGAGCCGGCGAGGAGTTGAATCAACGGCAGATGGAGCGTCTATTAGAGCAATTGGCGCAAACGACGCTGCCTTATAGCTGCCCGCACGGACGTCCTGTGATGGTGCGTTTTGGCGAGGCCGAGCTGATGCGTTGGTTTAAAAGAACGTAA